In Streptosporangiales bacterium, a genomic segment contains:
- a CDS encoding GNAT family N-acetyltransferase, producing MAGPPAVGRIWHRDQSCSGRSPMDRPPGRSESYDAAAAAELLAYSFPADDTIAERTRTWPRDRVYAVESEGELASVILWRVVTVLDHGNPLLMALAGPGATAATARGRRVLAGSQTDFLAAMRDAGCVLSGLETPIPKWHQNNGWGICLSVARFTGAPADLAWPSRTGAGSAVRFDPPHELVASVYEDCARDRFGLLERSAADWADLRRVGPGELRRDVVGAVAEGGDRGYAVLVHRLVGDGAGLEIEVRELFHTGPSALARLLYFLVSHNNVARLRWDAPPEVELWSATSHARTWEPVRALDKLVRVVNLAGLSLATNAFPGTGVIRVIDSQAPWNDGLWRIIGDGERITFTSLAAAPPTSADQAAGDVTVQACALAPFLLGASSPWWLRDSGLLSAPNEHALSQVSRLVGTRRPPYCPDSW from the coding sequence ATGGCCGGTCCACCAGCTGTGGGTCGGATCTGGCATCGTGACCAGAGCTGTAGTGGAAGGAGCCCGATGGACAGGCCCCCGGGTCGATCTGAGTCGTACGACGCGGCGGCGGCAGCCGAACTGCTCGCGTATTCATTCCCTGCCGACGACACCATCGCCGAGCGAACGCGGACCTGGCCTCGCGACCGTGTCTACGCCGTCGAGTCTGAGGGAGAACTCGCCTCCGTCATCCTCTGGCGGGTGGTTACCGTGCTCGACCACGGTAACCCGCTGTTGATGGCTCTGGCAGGGCCGGGTGCAACTGCCGCTACCGCGCGCGGTCGGCGTGTCTTGGCTGGATCTCAAACGGACTTCCTGGCTGCTATGCGCGATGCGGGATGTGTGCTGTCCGGACTGGAGACGCCCATTCCGAAGTGGCACCAGAACAATGGCTGGGGTATCTGTCTGTCGGTGGCCCGCTTTACCGGGGCGCCCGCCGATCTGGCGTGGCCATCGCGCACTGGTGCGGGGAGTGCGGTCAGGTTCGACCCACCTCACGAACTTGTGGCCTCCGTTTATGAGGACTGTGCCCGTGATCGGTTCGGGCTGCTGGAACGCTCCGCAGCGGACTGGGCCGATCTCCGCCGGGTCGGTCCAGGCGAGTTGCGACGCGACGTCGTGGGTGCTGTCGCCGAGGGCGGGGACCGCGGGTACGCCGTGTTGGTGCATCGGCTGGTGGGCGACGGTGCCGGTCTCGAGATCGAGGTTCGGGAGCTGTTTCACACGGGGCCGTCCGCTTTGGCGAGGCTGTTGTATTTCCTTGTCTCCCACAACAACGTCGCACGGCTTCGGTGGGACGCTCCTCCGGAGGTCGAGTTGTGGAGCGCGACCTCGCACGCCCGGACCTGGGAGCCGGTGCGGGCCCTGGACAAGCTGGTTCGAGTAGTCAATCTGGCTGGCTTGTCGCTGGCGACGAACGCGTTTCCCGGGACGGGGGTAATTCGGGTGATCGACAGCCAGGCGCCGTGGAACGACGGGCTGTGGCGGATCATTGGCGACGGCGAGCGGATCACGTTCACTTCTCTTGCTGCGGCACCGCCGACCTCAGCGGATCAAGCGGCCGGCGACGTTACCGTCCAGGCGTGCGCGCTGGCGCCTTTCCTACTCGGTGCCAGCAGCCCGTGGTGGCTCCGGGACTCCGGCCTACTGTCCGCACCCAATGAGCATGCCTTATCCCAGGTGTCGAGGCTTGTGGGAACGCGGCGCCCGCCGTACTGCCCGGATTCCTGGTGA
- a CDS encoding glycosyltransferase: MAVWQFVYGRRFAFAPPDYESPGLGGSEGSLVVLTRALARAGEQVTVYANTSEPGEYDGVRWMPLPELVRAPRPDVRVAVRYEESVLVAPGARNIFWMLDNQPANAAAFRPQAGASAPVVAASAAMVRLLRTVGVQDSVTIDHPVDLEEFSLAEPGVVRRPVCLFSSIPDRGLDVALAIWPHLRERVPNAELHITSGYRLWGFARHEARELESRFAHTPSEAAGVFVHGVVDRSALRTLQRAARVVLYPCREEEMYCLAVAEAAAAGTPTVTTNAYALSERVVDGVSGYLIDGSIDSPRVQAAFTRLTADLLTDDDLWVKQSLAARDKAGEADSARVAKQWRELALGR, translated from the coding sequence GTGGCGGTATGGCAGTTCGTCTATGGACGGCGCTTCGCCTTCGCGCCGCCGGACTACGAATCGCCCGGGCTGGGCGGTTCGGAGGGCTCGTTGGTAGTGCTGACCCGCGCGCTCGCGCGTGCCGGTGAGCAGGTCACTGTCTACGCGAACACCTCCGAACCGGGCGAATACGACGGGGTGCGGTGGATGCCACTGCCCGAGCTCGTGCGGGCGCCACGGCCTGACGTGCGGGTCGCGGTGCGCTACGAGGAGTCTGTCCTGGTCGCGCCAGGCGCTCGCAACATCTTCTGGATGCTGGACAACCAGCCGGCGAACGCAGCGGCGTTCCGCCCGCAGGCGGGTGCGTCCGCGCCGGTCGTGGCCGCCAGCGCTGCCATGGTTCGACTGCTGCGCACGGTCGGCGTTCAGGACTCCGTCACCATCGACCACCCGGTCGACTTGGAGGAATTCTCCCTGGCCGAGCCCGGTGTGGTGCGACGACCTGTCTGTCTCTTCTCGAGCATTCCGGACCGCGGGCTGGACGTAGCCTTGGCCATCTGGCCGCACCTGCGCGAGCGGGTTCCCAACGCCGAGCTGCACATCACCAGCGGGTACCGCCTGTGGGGTTTCGCCAGGCACGAGGCGCGCGAGCTGGAGAGCCGTTTCGCCCATACCCCCTCGGAAGCGGCGGGTGTCTTCGTGCACGGCGTAGTCGATCGATCCGCGCTGCGCACCCTCCAGCGCGCTGCTCGCGTGGTGCTCTATCCGTGCCGAGAGGAGGAAATGTACTGCCTCGCCGTGGCCGAAGCAGCGGCGGCAGGGACCCCAACGGTGACCACGAACGCCTACGCGCTCAGCGAACGAGTCGTCGACGGCGTCTCCGGCTACCTCATCGACGGGTCCATCGACTCGCCGCGAGTTCAGGCGGCCTTCACTCGACTGACCGCGGACCTGCTGACCGACGACGACCTGTGGGTGAAACAGTCCCTGGCCGCGCGGGACAAAGCCGGTGAGGCCGATTCCGCAAGAGTCGCCAAACAGTGGCGCGAACTCGCTCTCGGTCGTTGA
- a CDS encoding glycosyltransferase → MSSAPPVDDLESYTAVVPTLGQRPTLAATITSLRHQPFPPEEIIVVLPEGVGAPQGLPTGLRYVWAPRSSSAQRNRGLQLAATPYVLLVDDDIRVRPGTPDALRHALRQRPSAVLAAANLVGDPVLPTATNLTYRLLGLGYHNPFHGTSRLRWSGHSVIRLVPRATESVGVTHLCCTLLRRSLTSVVLLDETIDGYVLGEDLDFGARARQHGQLLSVPHALADILDEPSTAPEDPRAVAVLHGHVLSYFRWRHKRPGTFGTLAWGWSHVGQLLVLVVRSVRTRDVAALNGYLTGLRSCLAQIASETRNGAVPN, encoded by the coding sequence ATGAGCAGTGCGCCACCAGTTGACGACTTGGAAAGCTACACAGCCGTCGTCCCGACGCTGGGGCAGCGGCCGACCCTGGCTGCCACCATAACGTCTCTTCGACATCAGCCTTTCCCGCCGGAGGAGATCATCGTCGTGTTGCCCGAGGGTGTCGGGGCGCCGCAAGGCCTGCCCACTGGGCTGCGTTACGTGTGGGCACCCCGTTCCAGTTCGGCCCAACGCAATCGCGGCCTCCAACTGGCAGCCACGCCGTACGTGCTCCTGGTCGACGACGACATCCGGGTCCGACCCGGCACGCCCGACGCCCTGCGCCACGCGTTGCGGCAGCGGCCGTCAGCCGTGCTCGCGGCGGCGAACCTGGTCGGCGACCCGGTCCTGCCGACGGCCACCAACCTCACCTATCGACTCCTCGGGCTTGGCTACCACAATCCGTTCCACGGAACGTCACGACTGCGGTGGTCCGGACACTCCGTGATCCGACTCGTGCCACGAGCCACCGAAAGCGTCGGCGTCACACACCTGTGCTGCACTCTGCTGCGTCGCAGCCTGACCAGCGTCGTTCTGCTGGACGAAACCATCGACGGCTACGTGCTGGGGGAAGATCTCGACTTCGGCGCGCGAGCCCGGCAACACGGGCAACTACTGTCCGTACCACACGCTCTCGCCGACATCCTGGACGAACCGTCCACCGCCCCCGAGGACCCCCGCGCAGTCGCTGTGCTGCACGGGCATGTCCTGTCCTACTTCCGCTGGCGACACAAACGGCCAGGGACCTTCGGCACGCTGGCGTGGGGCTGGTCGCATGTCGGTCAACTGCTCGTGCTGGTCGTGCGCAGCGTGCGTACTCGCGACGTCGCCGCGCTCAACGGATACCTCACCGGATTGAGATCGTGCCTCGCCCAGATCGCCTCGGAAACCCGCAACGGCGCAGTCCCAAACTGA
- a CDS encoding glycosyltransferase: MNEEQENRVTASPRSVIHVICPEVGDSIGGADLHVLDLAEAQQNLGMRVEVASIGAPEHFMAFAEERKVNVRTIRIRTARRQLRESLAVMRGVPVVVHSHGYEADYLTAAARSTWGPWRDVAWIATCHGLIAPDLRHQLLNVFGRLCLRQADRVVVVSDVTNLGGQLNRDVAYIQNGVRHFQPVDAVERERIRKEFGAPSPEAPDHDDAVLVGYIGRFSREKRPDLFLDMADRVAARYSQVRFVMAGGGPLHQEIAARARQSRAAKVLHLTGCRRDVQRVFAALDVLVLPSDTEGTSRVVLEANQIGLPVVATAVGAVPRLIEDGVNGLLTEPGDVHSLTAAIEALVDDQQLRMSLSHTSAEALRRGTAEQMAIDTVLVYDAVLESPTVHR; encoded by the coding sequence ATGAACGAAGAGCAGGAAAACAGAGTTACTGCTTCGCCCAGGTCAGTGATTCACGTCATCTGCCCCGAGGTCGGAGACTCTATCGGCGGCGCCGACCTGCACGTCCTCGATCTCGCCGAAGCGCAACAGAACCTCGGGATGCGCGTGGAGGTGGCGAGCATCGGTGCCCCCGAGCACTTCATGGCCTTCGCCGAGGAACGCAAGGTCAACGTCCGGACCATCAGGATCCGGACCGCGCGCAGACAGCTACGCGAATCCCTCGCGGTGATGCGCGGCGTGCCGGTGGTCGTTCATTCGCATGGCTACGAAGCCGACTATCTGACCGCCGCAGCCCGGTCAACCTGGGGTCCGTGGCGTGACGTTGCTTGGATCGCGACCTGTCACGGCTTGATCGCACCGGACCTTCGCCATCAGCTGCTCAACGTTTTCGGGCGGCTCTGCTTGCGTCAGGCTGACCGCGTCGTGGTCGTCTCGGACGTAACCAATCTGGGCGGTCAACTGAACCGCGATGTCGCCTACATACAGAACGGTGTGCGTCATTTCCAACCCGTCGATGCCGTCGAACGAGAGCGGATACGGAAAGAGTTCGGTGCTCCGAGCCCAGAAGCCCCGGATCACGACGACGCGGTCCTGGTCGGGTACATCGGTCGCTTCTCCCGCGAGAAACGTCCTGACCTGTTCCTGGACATGGCCGATCGGGTCGCCGCGCGATATTCCCAAGTCCGCTTCGTGATGGCCGGTGGTGGCCCGTTGCATCAGGAGATTGCTGCCCGCGCGCGCCAAAGCCGCGCGGCGAAGGTCCTGCACCTGACTGGGTGCCGGCGGGATGTCCAGCGAGTCTTCGCCGCGCTGGACGTTCTCGTTCTGCCCTCAGACACCGAGGGGACGAGCCGGGTCGTGCTTGAGGCGAACCAGATCGGCCTGCCGGTCGTCGCGACAGCCGTCGGCGCCGTTCCGCGGCTGATCGAGGACGGGGTAAACGGGTTGCTCACCGAACCTGGCGACGTGCACTCGCTGACGGCGGCAATCGAGGCTTTGGTTGACGACCAACAGCTGCGGATGTCCTTGTCGCACACGTCTGCGGAGGCGTTGCGGCGTGGGACCGCAGAGCAGATGGCCATAGACACGGTGCTCGTGTACGACGCCGTCCTGGAATCCCCGACGGTGCACCGATGA
- a CDS encoding GNAT family N-acetyltransferase, with protein MTRVRVLEGTAARASIEAAAHKADRPVFDSTPWYSAWWHSFGDAEQALALAPEGRAGWLVPLSLTREAGQVTLRSCGEPLADRHSVLGSGATLDRNDAAQIVTTLASLGYEVLMEGLSGDDPATGRVIQAMRDAGWHVEPEACPLLDARRRVAAADRRVRRFSRSFPEADVALIGGNNLTQTLVAEFLARRATRLVETGRWDDFPFFQKRPEFGERFTRLVLELAAKDCARILALRIRDWIVAEDLYIGPPERPVLYFRTYAPELARYSPGRTLLDHAVGHPVHQACHAIDLGRGGEPYKFDAGGDDSFVISASLPR; from the coding sequence ATGACACGAGTGAGAGTGCTGGAGGGCACGGCCGCCCGCGCCTCGATCGAGGCGGCCGCCCATAAGGCAGACCGACCAGTGTTCGACAGCACGCCGTGGTACTCAGCGTGGTGGCACAGCTTCGGCGATGCCGAACAAGCACTGGCGCTCGCTCCGGAAGGACGTGCCGGCTGGCTGGTGCCGCTCAGCCTTACCCGTGAAGCCGGCCAGGTAACCCTCCGGTCGTGCGGGGAGCCTCTGGCCGATCGGCACAGCGTCCTCGGCTCAGGCGCCACACTCGACCGTAACGACGCCGCCCAGATCGTGACCACCCTGGCCAGCCTCGGGTACGAGGTCCTCATGGAAGGTCTGTCCGGCGACGACCCCGCGACCGGGCGAGTGATTCAGGCCATGCGCGACGCAGGATGGCACGTCGAGCCGGAGGCCTGCCCTCTGTTAGATGCGCGCCGCCGTGTTGCCGCGGCTGATCGCCGCGTCCGACGGTTCTCCCGCAGTTTCCCCGAGGCTGATGTCGCCCTGATCGGCGGGAATAACCTCACCCAAACGCTGGTCGCAGAGTTCCTGGCACGTCGCGCGACGCGACTGGTTGAGACTGGTCGGTGGGACGATTTTCCTTTCTTTCAGAAGCGACCCGAATTCGGCGAGCGGTTCACCCGTCTCGTGCTGGAGCTGGCGGCCAAGGACTGCGCCAGGATCCTCGCCCTGCGGATACGCGACTGGATCGTCGCCGAGGATCTGTACATCGGCCCTCCGGAGCGTCCGGTCCTCTACTTCCGGACCTATGCCCCCGAACTGGCCCGCTACAGCCCGGGGCGAACCCTGCTCGACCATGCCGTGGGACACCCGGTTCACCAAGCCTGTCACGCCATCGACCTCGGTCGTGGCGGCGAACCCTACAAGTTCGACGCCGGAGGAGATGATTCGTTTGTCATCAGCGCGTCCCTGCCCCGCTGA
- a CDS encoding aminotransferase DegT → MDADAIVECGQHSYLSGVDRDWSGVIVSDPFVVPYRPVGSLFGQEELDAVARVLASGQTLSCGQERDAFEQEFASYTGAPHAISVTNCTVALELASYLAGVREGCEVIATTQTYQATVAHLLGRGITVRFADIDPKTLNVDPESVSRLVSARTNAIYLVHHGGLSADMDAVLDVAKDRGIRVIEDCAHSLGGTYHGRHPGTLGDIGCFSFQSYKNVSTLGEGGMVTLNDDELADVLRRVIAIEPDADFAGRPSRSIGGHVYPDRRLDWHAKNSFDQDCLALRHGGTNSTLAEPAAAVGRVQLGRIEEFLARRRRIAEWLDAQFRDVARLRLPTVAEGVSSAHHLYTCFVRPGPGRTRDEIATELLDRGIQVQLRYFPLHMLPEWRREGHEHGECPVAERVWFEELLQLPIYPQMQDWQVEYLASAVRDALE, encoded by the coding sequence ATGGACGCGGATGCCATCGTGGAATGCGGCCAGCACAGCTACCTATCAGGCGTGGATCGGGACTGGTCGGGGGTCATCGTGAGTGATCCGTTCGTTGTGCCGTATCGGCCCGTGGGGTCCTTGTTCGGGCAGGAGGAGTTGGACGCCGTCGCTCGAGTGCTCGCCAGCGGGCAGACGCTCTCCTGCGGGCAGGAGCGAGACGCATTCGAGCAGGAATTCGCGTCCTACACCGGTGCGCCGCACGCCATCTCGGTGACCAACTGCACCGTCGCTCTTGAGCTCGCCTCATATCTCGCGGGCGTACGGGAGGGGTGCGAGGTGATCGCGACAACGCAGACCTACCAGGCCACCGTCGCCCACCTCCTCGGCCGGGGTATCACAGTCCGTTTTGCCGATATCGATCCTAAGACCCTGAACGTGGACCCGGAGTCGGTCTCACGGCTGGTCTCCGCCCGTACGAACGCGATCTACCTGGTCCACCACGGCGGTCTTAGCGCTGATATGGATGCCGTCCTGGACGTCGCGAAGGACCGGGGTATTCGGGTTATCGAAGACTGCGCGCACTCCCTCGGCGGCACCTATCACGGACGTCACCCGGGAACACTGGGCGACATCGGCTGCTTCAGCTTCCAGTCGTATAAGAACGTCTCCACCCTGGGCGAGGGTGGGATGGTGACGTTGAACGACGATGAACTCGCCGACGTACTGCGTCGCGTCATCGCCATCGAACCCGACGCGGATTTCGCCGGACGGCCGTCGAGATCGATCGGCGGACACGTCTATCCCGACCGCAGGCTGGACTGGCACGCGAAGAATTCCTTCGACCAGGACTGCCTCGCCCTACGTCACGGCGGTACGAACTCCACGCTGGCCGAGCCTGCCGCTGCGGTGGGACGAGTTCAGCTGGGTCGGATCGAGGAGTTCCTCGCCCGCCGGAGGCGTATCGCCGAGTGGCTGGACGCGCAGTTCCGTGATGTTGCGCGCCTGCGCCTGCCGACGGTCGCCGAAGGGGTTTCCTCCGCGCATCACCTGTACACGTGCTTCGTGCGTCCGGGGCCGGGCCGTACCAGGGACGAGATCGCTACGGAACTGCTTGATCGCGGAATCCAGGTGCAACTGCGCTATTTCCCGCTGCACATGCTGCCCGAGTGGCGTCGGGAGGGGCATGAGCACGGGGAGTGCCCGGTCGCGGAGCGGGTCTGGTTTGAGGAACTGTTGCAGCTGCCCATTTATCCACAGATGCAGGATTGGCAGGTCGAGTATCTCGCATCGGCGGTCCGCGATGCCCTTGAGTGA